From Candidatus Acidiferrales bacterium, one genomic window encodes:
- a CDS encoding trehalose-6-phosphate synthase yields MWTKDRLSELIQSKLGDRLLIVVSNREPYVHFFDGDEIKCYVPPGGLVTALDPVMEASGGYWVAQASGEADNLVINGSNEVACPPENPKFTLKRVFLSKEEETGFYYNFANGGIWPLCHVAYVRPRFEQSDYRIYKEVQEKYADAVADIVGDRPAFVFIQDYHFANLAKMLKERIRNVVTAQFWHIPWPNSEVVRILPFKEELLDSLLYNDLLAFQTQYHLINFLDTVNRYLESRVEYDLSRVTRGRKTTLVRAFPIGIDFQYVSDMSSSAGIGNLRNELVKKYRLKDKIVAVGVDRIDYTKGIAERFHAVDRFLEKNPQYLGKFVLVQLGALSRMQIPEYRELNDSLNELLVSINQKYQFSGWKPIMMTRANHSKEEVTAWNGIANVAMVTSLHDGMNLVAKEFVAARNELQGALILSEFTGSARELPDALLVNPYYTDGLADAIKTAVEMSPDERQRRMSKMREVVGHQNVYRWAAKLLSEIFNFEFVEYGADAVNN; encoded by the coding sequence ATGTGGACAAAGGATAGATTATCCGAGCTTATCCAGTCCAAGCTTGGCGACAGACTCCTCATTGTGGTTTCCAACAGGGAACCGTACGTGCATTTTTTTGATGGCGACGAAATAAAGTGCTACGTTCCGCCCGGAGGACTCGTTACTGCTCTGGATCCGGTGATGGAAGCAAGCGGCGGATACTGGGTTGCTCAGGCATCGGGTGAAGCCGATAACCTGGTGATCAACGGATCAAATGAGGTTGCGTGCCCTCCCGAGAACCCGAAGTTTACTCTGAAACGCGTGTTCCTTTCCAAAGAAGAAGAGACGGGCTTCTATTATAATTTTGCAAACGGCGGGATCTGGCCGCTCTGCCATGTTGCCTATGTCAGGCCGCGATTCGAACAATCCGACTACCGCATCTACAAAGAGGTTCAGGAGAAATATGCAGACGCCGTTGCAGATATCGTCGGGGACAGGCCTGCGTTCGTGTTCATCCAGGATTACCATTTTGCGAATCTTGCGAAGATGCTCAAGGAGAGGATTCGCAACGTGGTTACTGCACAGTTCTGGCACATACCGTGGCCGAATAGCGAAGTGGTACGAATTCTGCCATTCAAGGAAGAGTTGCTCGACAGTCTGTTATACAACGATCTCCTGGCGTTTCAGACCCAATATCATCTAATCAATTTCTTGGATACCGTCAACCGGTATCTCGAGTCGAGAGTCGAATACGACCTCTCGCGCGTAACGCGCGGCCGAAAGACCACGCTTGTCCGGGCATTTCCAATCGGTATTGATTTTCAGTACGTCTCCGACATGTCTTCAAGCGCGGGTATAGGAAACCTGAGAAACGAACTGGTCAAGAAGTACAGGCTGAAAGACAAGATAGTTGCCGTCGGGGTCGACAGGATTGATTACACAAAAGGAATCGCGGAGCGATTCCATGCAGTTGACAGATTTCTTGAGAAGAACCCTCAGTACCTGGGCAAATTCGTGCTCGTTCAATTAGGCGCCCTAAGCAGGATGCAGATTCCTGAATACAGGGAGCTCAATGACTCTCTGAATGAGTTGCTGGTCAGCATCAATCAGAAGTACCAGTTTTCGGGGTGGAAGCCGATAATGATGACACGGGCGAATCACTCCAAAGAGGAAGTGACCGCATGGAACGGCATCGCAAACGTAGCCATGGTTACGTCGCTCCATGATGGGATGAACCTTGTCGCAAAAGAGTTTGTGGCGGCGCGAAACGAACTGCAAGGGGCATTGATACTTAGCGAGTTCACGGGCTCTGCGAGGGAGCTGCCCGATGCGTTGCTGGTGAATCCTTATTACACTGACGGGCTGGCGGATGCAATAAAAACGGCGGTCGAGATGTCGCCCGATGAGCGTCAGAGAAGAATGAGCAAGATGAGAGAAGTAGTCGGTCATCAGAACGTCTACAGGTGGGCGGCAAAACTTTTGAGCGAAATATTCAATTTCGAGTTTGTAGAATATGGTGCTGACGCTGTCAATAATTGA